A stretch of Besnoitia besnoiti strain Bb-Ger1 chromosome V, whole genome shotgun sequence DNA encodes these proteins:
- a CDS encoding hypothetical protein (encoded by transcript BESB_061970) yields MENLNTPPMGRAKPEMVGGSPSGSAPEQQLLLKKLMLQMQEQQRQLQQQMQQIQRLQVELAERSQNSPGESDSCRAGHTADSPQGGAGGSSTSSAPSANCVGSASSATASAFGTALPRKDASAAPRELGSAALLTDVAAARGGHRSPNLQHHALPASLPRHPGVPLRPLSRQQFVADVVAATASAAAPAALSPRHSEAASVSGPRMMSAVRLWRPPLTAPVCISFVAPASSAFEAQETTSAASSASSGRIPPMPLSASSNSSSQEIASCAPPAASCAPPAASCAPPAASCAPPAASCAPPAASCAPPTASCAPPAASCAPPAASYAPPAASRTALRDLRSDRPRSQGPSCVPPAKATDERILPRVGLAHDALQRAPSATVTGAPAVAGRTVLLSAELVRGAEGGQSLQCQSLQSSATGGLPSRALPQGTGACRAAAGGATGRSSTATPPSAAPQGCPPSGFRPSSLAGRAPLRVPRLPPGLRRRSAGPLVALRRPQQRVASRDSPAVDAEATKSESGCLERRTLPAEFGADFELVEEVLKEARACLSDSPPAAVAGRHQEEDADCDTLLQELLGGVPGSVEKEKKPRARRMTEKKEPKGRGCTKGDKKREETPELGEGREPRDRDPETRAEEGGQACRRTRRGKPAVSKTKDEAARDGQAAEAESMLHLPEVTSGPASETAKPATPGGTTALSRPSDDADEDAEEFLTFIGASPARPSCRGRAANAWRGHPYPLCPVAAPATRHRVDSRRQAVCMCRGDNGSSSPLSSLGPSYFCLPLRGPAHHGPGASRGVPRGRRGRLHDRSRSASPAVCSSRYSLPCSPLVREELSSRVSPFPPQPPCCPLGALVPSAASPSSCLSPLPISASSSGLRPGVARRGGSGTDLACAGAAPLARKGPAPVFGRCPGGHAVSSPRRENESFSPRPRGASGRGGPRDFPRRGVGRGRAWRREERRRHHASLRPQQRSRSCSPARHARDSSPSSPSSSFRFPAARDFAGSRAPAVAPTAGTDLSVSAPPLFHLSALETTSTSAGGLGAFPASTSGSPQVNEECGMEEDSKMQVLRHELRIALAASSSVKSEAACAASASLSRAPESPDKREQTINPSKLSPSRHAPSKTTKAGAPVNAFSAVPSALGSVTAAATARKAETAEQHAAATSSAAADASQSASASSPPPPPGQGAAESGCGAVEVERDRASGSTRTVVDAEKRPGAPRPKARAPAPEREPLSAPGDDAGAAQRSAGETERTSPPSRDKTPDGLRGVPTPHAAPRCASTVRCGEGRGARVRPSAGRPAAGLGPVSSEASRESRGYLLSADARLRSRGEDGLNASVRPAQKCEASRPPLAQAREEAAKRQPCAEAAPHVSPDLLAYASPSLTSLSPSRSPEAASRDSLSPSSRPAGEVQEAHVEMAKGEGNAGVRGAATEGDTRDGTRNDSPLVSTALSPCRHVPPPPEREATGSVEEEASVDGSQEFIPGEGSSPRTQEGEYRSARGVPPEASTANACTLPQSQARATLSGKAPAPADAQPRRNNQRTGERTANEAEGSDACGRASPHATGDSEAGRRSPTGSQDVKTSNKRSDARSVPAAERDTETQKRDEPVTQRERPVRAAKESSEQTVDASAAMQLYHRELMREVDSCLQAGRSVSASSAWAPPSASSAALILDSQPSATSHSAASSHLASSSSALPSSSFTSSLSSTSSSSPATPFGRDTLRAAADPDSMASATRQSLSAAPVQPLSPPQPAARAVYPLSPLAAKELAAGGAGSGGLSPSARAGTAAAEADAQGDSAGRSASATRQEDQRQEHSRNKADVDGDPEEKAAVATPSHGGERTQETGETTWGRVGRVAQGGAAEKRKGRKEEETQANGAASLEQETTTNLVNKKRKEREDGGEKARPHGKAPRSYKEADAVARELARSSEGERDRGPHSQTGAPARDATAAERTQREGCAIETEMQQGVLNVGSNVGSKSRTKRTAERSHENAESKGLRKTKMAKRDGHGRGQAGSHAAGEGPREELEAPNGAGDTKGSKSVESKRGRAVKKEGRGKRQRAPGVDCAGDGERKPQGEGERGKRDKAEAGGGRKEAGRVPVRVIEDDDSHVSGDATHEPERRGTQAHVRFQNGTAAHPPAAKEVIVIDEDSPDMPELRAEPSLPASSQRAKVRSKTGSVAHKAAAAAELAHSRDPSAVVGWSSASAKPPGTGLPGGTVPSSPVLSGSPFKRTFFPSPRVPGGFRLDVPEGEAAFCLVWGAHPAEARPGPSAPDGVPSGRPSATPGSDDAGAPASPSAPQSGSGGVCPLHGPSAGAAAAGGRRAGERRASAAAETGRDAAAERRRAEEAGPKTPGGSSCSSCLKIVSLFRQFCFARRAPDGSLQPLGLAAASSQPAPSSPTRRASSSAFPPLSSSVSVPSSTPPSPPGWSRWVFSPRQKALVRRGSLLHVHWRFASGEPKAGLGLAPLSGKGREARSERASSRAQGPEAGVAAETAPPRDPASACARTKQSGGASRKGGAESGAAEGGGGGVTVSRAAPSDSQRGNTPLGEAEEGREKPGAPESPLKLSSLVAGWSATYTCLEGHLFDRAYDELEAGRWCSVCSAAALLTSAAKRRAMRHDRHVEEKFRERQQKLIQEAHQQFAATAAVISGTPGTGGSGGSRPIPPCMARRRGVAGAVPFATAVGQGPAHATGRGGASRTEASAECFRHLFAGLDKDVQERLRMQAQEDVRLFSSSSGRRKEAAKPPGSPIVSYATQYPPTVSAAAAATAAAFAARAAGGAATVGGEGCAGAGRRDAAGAESTHGGSGEPAAACSGKTKTSKDEGTSSLHPAAREGSGGEGGEDRGSASGKALTEEQALAVRRVLACKQNSAWYILQIEQPSKETAPHVLRSQARAAFRHLALLVHPDKNPHPRAADAMRAVTGAFQQIAGKR; encoded by the exons aTGGAAAACTTAAACACGCCTCCAATGGGGCGAGCCAAACCAGAGATGGTGGGCGGCTCGCCTTCCGGCTCCGCACCGGAGCAGCAATTACTTCTTAAGAAGCTCATGCTGCAGATGCAGGaacagcagcggcagctgcaacAGCAGATGCAACAGAttcagcgcctgcaggtGGAGCTTGCTGAAAGATCTCAGAACTCTCCCGGGGAGAGTGACAGCTGTCGCGCCGGTCACACTGCCGACTCGCCCCAGGGTGGTGCTGGAGGGTCGTCTACatcgtcggcgccttcggcgaACTGTGTAGGatctgcttcctctgcaaCGGCGAGCGCTTTCGGGACAGCCCTCCCACGTAAagacgcgtccgccgctcCAAGAGAACTCGGCAGTGCAGCATTGCTGACAGAcgtggctgctgcgcgtggcggTCACCGCAGTCCCAATCTGCAGCACCATGCCCTTCCAGCGTCGTTGCCTCGGCATCCAGGAGTTCCTCTCCGACCGCTTTCTAGACAGCAGTTCGTTGCAGATGTggtcgccgcgacggcctcagcagcagcgcctgcggccctgAGCCCCAGGCATTCAGAGGCCGCGTCCGTGTCCGGACCCCGGATGATGTCCGCCGTCCGCCTTTGGAGGCCTCCCTTGACCGCCCCTGTCTGCATCTCGTTTGTGGCGCCAGCCTCTTCTGCTTTCGAAGCTCAGGAAACGACCTCGGCAGCCTCGTCAGCCTCTTCTGGCCGCATCCCGCCGATGCcgctgtctgcttcttcaAACAGCTCCTCGCAGGAGATTGCGTCCTGCGCGCCAcccgccgcgtcctgcgcgccacccgccgcgtcctgcgcgccacccgccgcgtcctgcgcgccacccgccgcgtcctgcgcgccacccgccgcgtcctgcgcgccacccaccgcgtcctgcgcgccacccgccgcgtcctgcgcgccacccgccgcgtcctacgcgccacccgccgcgtctcgtACAGCCCTCCGCGACCTGCGTAGCGACCGTCCCCGGTCGCAGGGCCCGTCGTGCGTGCCGCCAGCTAAGGCGACGGACGAAAGAATCCTTCCGCGTGTGGGCCTTGCCCACGACGCCCTACAgcgggcgccctccgcaaccgtgaccggcgcgccggctgtCGCAGGCCGCACAGTCCTCCTCTCGGCAGAACTTGTGCGCGGAGCTGAGGGGGGCCAGAGCCTGCAGTGCCAGAGTCTGCAGTCGTCTGCCACAGGGGGACTGCCTTCGCGAGCACTTCCACAAGGCACAGGCGCttgtcgcgccgccgcggggggagCCACAGGCCGCTCCTCCACGGCGactccgccttctgcggcgcctcaggGGTGCCCGCCTTCCGGCTTCCGGCCGTCTTCCCTCGCAGGTCGAGCCCCCCTCCGCGTTCCCCGCCTGCCCCCgggcctccggcggcgctcaGCAGGGCCCTTGGTGGCCCTGCGACGCCCC cagcagcgtgtCGCTTCCCGAGACTCGCCTGCTGTGGACGCGGAGGCCACCAAAAGTGAGTCAGGGTGTCTGGAGCGGAGGACCCTCCCTGCAGAGTTTGGCGCGGATTTCGAGCTGGTTGAAGAAGTGCTGAAGGAAGCCAGGGCCTGTCTCTCTGATTCCCCGCCcgctgcggtcgcgggcCGACAccaggaggaggacgcagactGCGACACGCTCCTCCAGGAGCTGCTGGGTGGCGTTCCAGGCTCCgtggagaaggagaagaagccgcgcgcgcggcggatgacggagaagaaggaaccTAAGGGGCGCGGATGCACGAAGGGCGACAAGAAACGCGAGGAGACTCCGGAGCTtggggaggggagagagcCCCGCGACAGAGACCCTGAAAcacgcgcggaggaaggcggtCAAGCCTGTCGAAGGACCCGGAGAGGAAAGCCAGCTGTTTCCAAGACAAAAGATGAGGCAGCACGCGACGGGCAGGCTGCAGAAGCTGAGTCGATGCTGCACTTGCCTGAGGTGACCTCGGGGCCTGCCtcagagacagcgaagccGGCGACTCCGGGCGGGACGACTGCCCTCTCGAGGCCGTCGGACGACGCAGATGAAGATGCGGAGGAGTTCCTTACGTTCATTggggcgtcgccggcgcgaccgagttgccgcgggcgagcggcaAACGCGTGGAGAGGCCACCCATACCCTCTCTGTCCTGTGGCCGCTCCGGCTACACGCCACCGAGTCGACTCTAGGCGTCAGGCCGTGTGCATgtgcagaggagacaacgGCTCCTCGTCTCCTTTGTCATCCTTGGGGCCTTCATACTTCTGTCTCCCCCTGCGCGGGCCTGCTCACCACGGCCCGggggcgtctcgcggcgtaccgcgggggcggcgcggccggctCCACGACCGCAGTCGGAGTGCTTCTCCAGCGGTATGCAGTTCGCGGTATTCCCTTCCGTGCTCGCCCCTCGTACGAGAGGAGCTAAGCTCACGCGTGTCTCCTTTTCCGCCTCAGCCCCCGTGCTGTCCCTTGGGTGCCCTGGTtccctccgctgcgtcgccgtcgtcctgcctctcgcctttGCCTATTtcagcgtcttcttcgggcctccgccccggcgtggctcgccgcggcggcagcgggacTGACCTTGCCTGCGCGGGTGCCGCTCCACTCGCCAGGAAGGGCCCCGCCCCGGTCTTCGGGCGATGTCCGGGCGGGcacgctgtctcttcgcccagaagagagaacgagtctttttcgccgcgtcctcgcggggcttcaggccgcggagggccgAGGGACTTCCCCAGACGTGGAGTGGGACGAGGAAGGGCCTGGCgcagggaggagaggcgccgtCACCACGCGTCGTTGCGTCCTCAACAAAGaagcaggagctgcagccctgcgcgacacgcgcgcgattcctctccgtcctccccctcttcctctttccGTTTCCCGGCGGCACGCGACTTTGCAGGCAgccgggcgccggcggtggCGCCGACCGCCGGGACCGACctcagcgtctccgccccccctctgTTTCATCTTTCTGCCCTCGAGACTACGTCCACCTCTGCAGGGGGGCTTGGAGCGTTCCCCGCCTCGACTTCGGGATCCCCACAGGTGAATGAAGAATGCGGCATGGAGGAGGACAGCAAAATGCAGGTCCTCCGCCACGAGCTGAGGATCGCGCTAGCGGCCTCGTCGAGCGTCAAATCTGAagctgcgtgtgcagcgtctgcttcgctctcgcgggcTCCGGAGTCCCCCGACAAACGTGAACAAACCATAAACCCTTCAAAGCTCAGTCCATCTCGGCATGCGCCGTCGAAAACGACAAAGGCAGGTGCACCAGTGAATGCTTTTTCCGCTGTGCCTTCTGCCTTAGGGAGTGTGACCGCTGCTGCAACGGCTCGGAAGGCTGAGACGGCTGAGCAACACGCGGCTGCGACAtcctcagcagctgccgACGCCTCGCAGAGTGCCTCAGCTAGCTCGCCGCCACCACCGCCGGGGCAAGGTGCTGCTGAGAGCGGATGTGGGGCTGTGGAGGTCGAGAGAGACCGCGCGAGCGGATCTACTCGCACAGTTGTCGATGCAGAAAAGAGGCCGGGCGCCCCGCGACCGAAGGCaagggcgcctgcgcccgagCGTGAGCCTCTGTCCGCCCCGGGGGACGACGCTGGAGCCGCTCAAcggagcgccggcgagacagagcgaacgtcgccgccgagccgcgacAAGACTCCTGATGGTTTGCGTGGTGTACCTACGccccacgcggcgccgcgctgtgcATCGACAgttcgctgcggcgaaggccggggcgcgcgcgtgaggCCTTCGGCGGGGCGCCCTGCGGCAGGCCTTGGGCCGGTGAGCAGTGAAGCGTCGAGAGAGAGCCGAGGTTacctcctctctgcggatGCGCGCTTGCGCTCGCGAGGGGAGGACGGACTGAATGCATCCGTGCGTCCAGCGCAGAAGTGCGAggcttcgcggcctcctctcgcccaGGCtcgagaggaagccgcgaagagacagccctgcgcggaggctgcgccgcacgTGTCGCCCGACCTTCTGGCGTatgcgtctccttcgctcaCCTCCTTGTCGCCTTCTCGTTCTCCTGAGGCGGCCTCAcgcgactctctctctccctcgagcAGACCAGCGGGGGAAGTCCAAGAGGCACACGTCGAAATGGCGAAAGGAGAAGGCAACGCAGGGGTTCGAGGTGCGGCGACCGAGGGGGACACCCGCGACGGAACGCGGAATGATTCTCCTCTGGTCTCCACAGCTCTCTCGCCTTGCCGGCatgtgcctccgccgccggagcgTGAGGCTACGGGGTCggtggaggaggaagcaTCCGTGGACGGGAGTCAAGAGTTCATTCCGGGGGAGGGAAGCAGCCCACGCACCCAAGAAGGGGAGTATCGAAGTGCGCGAGGCGTGCCTCCTGAAGCTTCCACTGCGAATGCATGCACTTTGCCGCAGAGCCAAGCGAGGGCGACTCTCTCGgggaaggcgcctgcgccggcggacgcccagccgcgcaggAACAACCAGAGAACCGGCGAGCGCACTGCGAATGAAGCAGAGGGGAGCGACGCATGCGGGCGTGCATCGCCGCATGCGacgggcgacagcgaggcggggCGGAGATCTCCAACTGGAAGCCAAGACGTGAAGACCTCGAATAAACGGAGTGATGCGAGGTCTGTACCGGCGGCTGAGAGAGACAccgagacgcagaaacgcgaTGAGCCGGtcacgcagcgagagagaccgGTGCGGGCCGCCAAAGAATCGAGCGAGCAAACTGtcgacgcgtctgcggccaTGCAACTGTACCATCGGGAGTTGATGCGAGAAGTCGACTCTTGTCTGCAGGCCGGCCGCAGTGTATCTGCATCCTCAGCttgggcgccgccgtccgcgtcctccgcggccctgATTCTCGACTCCCAGCCCTCAGCGACTTCGCATTCGGCGGCTTCCTCCCACCTCGCTTCATCTTCCTCGGCCCTGCCCTCCTCTTCATTTACTTCTTCCTTGTCTTCTACTTCTTCCTCATCACCTGCGACGCCCTTCGGTCGCGATACCTTGCGAGCAGCGGCTGATCCCGACAGCAtggcctccgcgacgcggcagagccTCTCGGCGGCACCCGTCcagccgctgtctcctccacagccggcggcgagggctgtgtatccgctgtctccgctggcggcgaaggagctcgCAGCGGGGGGCGCGGGGAGTGGAGGCCTGTCTCCATCCGCGCGTGCGGgcaccgcggccgccgaagcggaTGCGCAGGGAGACTCCGCTGGGCGGAgtgcgtcggcgacgcggcaggaAGACCAGCGGCAGGAACATAGCCGGAACAAAGCAGACGTGGATGGCGACCCtgaagagaaggcggcggtcgcgacgCCCTCGCATGGAGGAGAGCGCACGCAAGAGACTGGCGAGACGACGTGGGGTCGCGTAGGCCGTGTTGCacagggcggcgcagcggagaagaggaagggaagaaaagaagaggagacacaggCAAACGGGGCTGCCTCGCTGGAGCAGGAAACGACAACGAACTTAGTGaacaagaagagaaaagagagggaagacggaggagagaaagcgcgACCGCACGGGAAGGCACCCAGGAGCTAcaaagaagcagacgcggtGGCGAGGGAGCTCGCAAGGTCGTcagagggcgagagagaccgGGGCCCTCACAGTCAGACTGGAGCACCCGCGAGGGACGCcaccgcggcggagaggactCAGAGAGAAGGGTGCGCTATCGAAACAGAAATGCAGCAAGGTGTGCTCAATGTAGGCAGCAATGTGGGATCCAAGTCTCGCACGAAACGGACAGCAGAACGTAGCCACGAGAACGCAGAGTCGAAAGGACTCCGGAAGACCAAGATGGCCAAGAGAGACGGGCACGGCAGAGGACAGGCAGGAAGCCACGCAGCGGGAGAGGGGCCCCGCGAGGAACTGGAGGCCCCGAATGGCGCTGGCGACACGAAGGGCAGCAAATCCGTGGAGTCGaaacgcggacgcgcggtCAAGAAAGAGGGACGCGGCAAGCGACAGCGAGCCCCCGGGGTGGACTGCGCTGGagatggagagagaaagcctCAGGGtgagggagagcgaggaaagcgagacaaggccgaggcaggaggcggcaggaAAGAGGCTGGCAGAGTTCCTGTCCGCGTTATCGAAGACGATGACTCTCACGTCAGCGGCGATGCGACACACGAGCCTGAGAGACGGGGGACTCAAGCGCATGTGCGGTTTCAAAATGGCACGGCCGCGCATCCGCCCGCGGCCAAGGAGGTGATTGTCATCGATGAGGACTCTCCGGACATGCCAGAACTCCGCGCTGAGCCGAGTTTGCCGGCCTCCTCCCAGCGGGCGAAAGTCCGAAGCAAAACTGGATCTGTAGCACacaaggcggcggccgctgcggagctcGCGCACAGTAGAGATCCCTCTGCGGTTGTGGGCTGgtcgtcggcgagcgccaaACCGCCGGGCACTGGTCTTCCGGGGGGGACTGTCCCTTCGTCGCCCGTTTTGTCCGGCAGCCCGTTCAAACGAACCTTTTTCCCGTCTCCTAGAGTCCCTGGCGGCTTCCGCCTGGATGtgccggagggcgaggcggcttTTTGCTTGGTGTGGGGTGCCCaccctgcggaggcgcggccgggGCCTTCAGCCCCCGACGGCGTGCCGTCGGGGAGGCCGAGCGCGACCCctggcagcgacgacgcaggagcgccggcgtcgccgtccgccccTCAGAGCGGCTCGGGGGGCGTCTGCCCCCTGCACGGGCCCAGCGccggggcggcagcggccggcggcaggcgagcgggagagcggagggcgtcggcggcggcggagacagggcgggacgcggcggccgagcgacgacgagccgaGGAGGCTGGGCCCAAGACACCCGGAGGGAGCTCCTGTTCCTCCTGCTTAAAGATCGTCAGTCTGTTCAG GCAATTTTGTTTCGCTCGGCGTGCGCCCGACGGCTCTCTCCAGCCACTTGGCCTGGCagccgcttcctcgcagcCGGCCCCGTCGAGCCCcacccgccgcgcgtcgtcctcagCTTTCCCTCCTCTTTCCTCCTCCGTTTCTGTCCCCTCGTCGACTCCACCCTCGCCCCCCGGCTGGTCGCGCTGGGTGttctcgccgcggcagaaggcCCTCGTGCGGAGAGGTTCGCTGCTGCATGTGCATTGGCGCTTCGCCAGCGGAGAGCCGAAAGCAGGGCTggggctggcgccgctgtctgGCAAGggtcgagaggcgcggagtgAGCGGGCCTCCAGTCGCGCGCAGGGACCCGAGgctggcgtcgctgcagagacggctcctccgcgggaccctgcctctgcgtgcgcgaggaCAAAGCAAAGCGGAGGCGCATCGCGAAAAGGAGGGGCTGAGTCAGgggccgcggaaggcggggggggcggggtgACGGTCTCGCGTGCCGCTCCATCCGACTCGCAGAGAGGCAACACTCCGTtgggcgaggccgaagaggggCGAGAAAAACCAGGCGCGCCTGAGTCGCCTCTGAAGCTTTCCAGCCTCGTCGCAGGCTGGAGCGCCACATACACCTGCCTGGAGGGGCACCTTTTTGACCGCGCCTACGATGAGCTCGAAGCTGGACGATG GTGTTCAGTCTGcagtgcagcggcgctgctgacctcagcggcgaagcggcgggcgATGCGCCACGACCGGCAT GTTGAAGAGAAGTTTcgggagagacagcagaaacTCATTCAAGAGGCGCACCAGCAGTtcgcagcgacagcggcagtCATCTCCGGCACTCCAG GGACCGGTGGCTCAGGAGGCTCGCGGCCGATTCCTCCGTGCATGgccagacggcgaggcgtcgctggcgcggtCCCCTTtgcgaccgcggtcggccAGGGCCCGGCGCATGCGACCGGGCGAGGTGGAGCCTCCAGGACGGAGGCCAGCGCCGAGTGTTTCCGGCACCTGTTCGCGGGACTTGACAAGGATGTGCAAG AGCGGCTGCGAATGCAGGCCCAGGAGGATGTacgtctcttctcctcttcttctggcAGGCGCAAGGAAGCGGCGAAGCCTCCAGGCAGTCCCATTGTGTCCTATGCCACGCAGTACCCACCaactgtctctgcggcggccgccgcgaccgcagcggcGTTTGCAGCCCGGGcggccggaggcgcggccacggtcggaggcgaggggTGCGCGGGTGCGgggcgacgagacgccgccggcgcagagagcacgCATGGCGGCTcgggcgagcccgcggctgcgtgtTCAGGCAAGACGAAAACAAGCAAAGACGAAGGGACAAGTTCGCTTCATCCTGCTGCGAGGGAAGGctccggaggcgagggcggcgaagacagGGGAAGCGCGTCCGGAAAAGCACTCACAGAAGAACAAGCTCTGGCTGTTCGTCGGGTACTCGCATGCAAGCAGAACAGTGCTTGGTACATTTTGCAG ATTGAGCAGCCCTCCaaagagacggcgccgcacgTTCTCAGAAGTCAGGCTCGGGCCGCGTTCCGACATCTCGCACTCCTTGTTCACCCAGACAAAAATCCGCACCCCAGA gcagcagacgcaaTGCGTGCGGTGACCGGCGCGTTCCAGCAGATCGCTGGCAAGCGATGA